One stretch of Cololabis saira isolate AMF1-May2022 chromosome 15, fColSai1.1, whole genome shotgun sequence DNA includes these proteins:
- the tent5bb gene encoding terminal nucleotidyltransferase 5Bb, with product MSSVDASDPDQDQDRRVSVLSWDQVRRLDSILGESVPIHGRGNFPTLSVQPRQIVQAVRARLEEQGVAVRDVRLNGSAASHVLQEDNGLGYKDLDLIFGLTLSDDSTFRRVKDVVLDCLVDFLPDGVCRQRITQLALKEAYVQKLVKVCTDADRWSLISLSNNTGKNVELKFVDSMRRQFEFSVDSFQIRLDSLLLFDRCSDTAMSEAFHPTVQGESMYGDFQGALAHLRSKTIATRRPEEIRGGGLLKYCHLLVRGFRPASQSQMKQMQRYMCSRFFIDFPDLCEQRRKLQAYLQNHFAGMERRRYEYLLTLRRVVDESTVCLMGHERRQTLALISALALRVMAEQNAIPALANITCYYQPAPYVRDVNFSNYYVAQVRPPRNSYQTWLSCS from the exons ATGTCCTCCGTGGACGCCTCGgacccggaccaggaccaggaccggcgGGTCAGCGTGCTGTCGTGGGACCAGGTGCGGCGCCTGGACTCCATCCTGGGGGAGAGCGTCCCGATCCACGGCCGTGGGAACTTCCCCACGCTGTCCGTGCAGCCGCGGCAGATCGTGCAG GCGGTCCGGGCCCGACTGGAGGAGCAGGGTGTGGCGGTCCGCGACGTCCGGCTCAACGGCTCGGCGGCCAGCCATGTGCTGCAGGAGGACAACGGCCTTGGCTACAAAGACCTGGACCTGATCTTCGGCCTGACGCTCAGCGACGACTCGACCTTCCGGCGGGTGAAGGACGTGGTGTTGGACTGCCTGGTGGACTTCCTGCCCGACGGTGTGTGCCGCCAGCGCATCACGCAGCTGGCGCTGAAGGAGGCCTACGTGCAGAAGCTGGTGAAGGTGTGCACAGACGCCGACCGCTGGAGCCTCATCTCGCTGTCCAACAACACCGGCAAAAACGTGGAGCTGAAGTTCGTGGACTCCATGCGGAGGCAGTTTGAGTTCAGCGTGGACTCCTTCCAGATCAGGCTGGATTCGCTACTGTTGTTCGACCGCTGCTCGGACACGGCCATGTCCGAGGCCTTCCACCCCACGGTGCAGGGCGAGAGCATGTACGGGGACTTCCAGGGGGCCCTGGCCCACCTGCGCTCCAAGACCATCGCCACCCGCCGCCCGGAGGAGATCCGTGGCGGCGGCCTGCTCAAGTACTGCCACCTGCTGGTGCGCGGCTTCCGGCCGGCCTCCCAGAGTCAGATGAAGCAGATGCAGCGCTACATGTGCTCGCGCTTCTTTATCGACTTCCCCGACCTCTGCGAGCAGCGGAGGAAGCTGCAGGCCTACCTGCAGAACCACTTCGCCGGGATGGAGCGCCGGCGCTACGAGTACCTGCTGACGCTGCGGCGGGTGGTGGATGAGAGCACCGTGTGCCTGATGGGCCACGAGCGCCGTCAGACGCTAGCGCTCATTTCGGCGCTAGCGCTGCGCGTGATGGCCGAGCAGAACGCCATCCCGGCCCTGGCCAACATCACCTGCTACTACCAGCCCGCGCCCTACGTCCGGGACGTCAACTTCAGCAACTACTACGTGGCGCAGGTTCGGCCGCCCAGGAACTCTTACCAGACCTGGCTGTCGTGTAGCTGA